From Streptomyces cyaneogriseus subsp. noncyanogenus, the proteins below share one genomic window:
- a CDS encoding TIGR03085 family metal-binding protein, with the protein MSTFAKRERLLLADLLETAGPDAPTLCEGWRTRDLAAHVVVRERRPDAAGGTLIRQLATRLDRVMEEYRAKPYEELVQLIRTGPPRFSPFSLKQVDEAANTVEFYVHTEDVRRAQPDWTPRELDPVFQDALWSRLERTARLVGRGIPTGLVLRRPNGQTAVAHRGTPVVTATGEPSELLLFAFGRQTAAKVDLDGEKDAIARLRETKQLGI; encoded by the coding sequence ATGTCGACATTCGCCAAGCGTGAACGACTTCTGCTGGCCGACCTGCTGGAGACGGCCGGACCGGACGCCCCCACCCTGTGCGAAGGCTGGCGCACCCGCGACCTGGCCGCGCACGTGGTGGTGCGCGAGCGCCGGCCCGACGCGGCCGGGGGCACCCTGATCAGGCAACTGGCGACGCGGCTGGACCGGGTGATGGAGGAGTACCGCGCGAAGCCGTACGAGGAGCTGGTCCAGCTCATCCGCACCGGCCCGCCGCGTTTCTCGCCCTTCTCCCTCAAGCAGGTCGACGAGGCGGCCAACACCGTCGAGTTCTACGTCCACACCGAGGACGTCCGCCGCGCCCAGCCGGACTGGACGCCCCGCGAGCTGGACCCGGTCTTCCAGGACGCCCTGTGGTCCCGTTTGGAGCGCACCGCCCGCCTGGTCGGCCGCGGCATCCCGACGGGCCTGGTGCTGCGCCGCCCGAACGGCCAGACGGCGGTCGCCCACCGCGGCACTCCGGTGGTGACGGCGACCGGCGAGCCGTCCGAACTGCTGCTGTTCGCCTTCGGCCGGCAGACCGCGGCCAAGGTGGACCTGGACGGCGAGAAGGACGCGATCGCCCGGCTCCGGGAGACCAAGCAGCTCGGGATCTGA
- the trpM gene encoding tryptophan biosynthesis modulator TrpM has protein sequence MTPTAPVTTTDRYARLARGCRPRGCRAPARRVHGRRVRYVIGDEPGQVNGRRWCGPARGAGNRAARGTAA, from the coding sequence ATGACTCCGACGGCCCCTGTGACGACCACGGACCGGTACGCCCGCCTCGCGCGCGGCTGCCGCCCCCGTGGCTGTCGCGCGCCCGCGCGCCGCGTGCACGGCCGACGGGTCCGGTACGTCATCGGTGACGAGCCCGGACAGGTCAACGGCCGGCGATGGTGCGGCCCCGCGAGGGGCGCGGGGAATCGCGCGGCACGCGGCACCGCCGCGTGA
- the hisI gene encoding phosphoribosyl-AMP cyclohydrolase, which translates to MTNPSPRPSRLDPEIAARLKRSPDGLLPAIAQQYDTGEVLMLGWMDDEALHRTLTTGRCTYWSRSRREYWVKGDTSGHVQHVRSVALDCDADTVLVKVDQVGAACHTGARTCFDADVLLQDAAGSGATAPDQ; encoded by the coding sequence ATGACCAACCCGTCCCCCCGGCCCAGCCGCCTCGACCCGGAGATCGCCGCGCGCCTCAAGCGCAGCCCCGACGGTCTCCTGCCCGCCATCGCCCAGCAGTACGACACCGGTGAGGTGCTGATGCTCGGCTGGATGGACGACGAGGCGCTGCATCGCACGCTCACCACCGGCCGCTGCACCTACTGGTCCCGCAGCCGCCGCGAGTACTGGGTCAAGGGCGACACCTCCGGTCACGTCCAGCACGTCAGGTCCGTCGCCCTGGACTGCGACGCCGACACCGTCCTGGTCAAGGTCGACCAGGTCGGCGCCGCCTGCCACACCGGCGCCCGCACCTGCTTCGACGCCGACGTGCTGCTCCAAGACGCCGCCGGTTCCGGCGCGACCGCCCCGGATCAGTAA
- a CDS encoding HGxxPAAW family protein produces MAGSSHGHTPAAWTGVIIAFIGFCVAGAFTVMAQPVGFWVGMAIVLLGGVVGAIMRGMGLGQPKDTHPVHLAGDKKQADKRQPASVEG; encoded by the coding sequence ATGGCGGGCAGCAGCCACGGTCACACCCCGGCCGCCTGGACCGGTGTCATCATCGCCTTCATCGGTTTCTGCGTCGCGGGCGCGTTCACGGTGATGGCCCAGCCCGTGGGCTTCTGGGTCGGCATGGCGATCGTGCTCCTCGGCGGTGTCGTCGGCGCCATCATGCGCGGGATGGGCCTCGGCCAGCCGAAGGACACCCACCCGGTGCACCTGGCCGGGGACAAGAAGCAGGCCGACAAGCGCCAGCCGGCGAGCGTCGAGGGCTGA
- the trpC gene encoding indole-3-glycerol phosphate synthase TrpC — protein sequence MSVLDEIIDGVRADLAERQARVSLDELKERAAKAPAPKDGRAALRGDGVKVICEVKRSSPSKGALAAIADPAGLAADYEAGGAAVISVLTEQRRFGGSLADLEAVRARVDIPVLRKDFIVTSYQLWEARAHGADLALLIVAALDQPALESLIERAESIGLTPLVEVHDEDEVDRAVDAGAKVIGVNARDLKTLEVDRGTFERVAPEIPDHIVKVAESGVRGPHDLIAYANAGADAVLVGESLVTGRDPKAAVADLVAAGEHPALRHGRG from the coding sequence GTGAGTGTGCTCGACGAGATCATCGACGGAGTCCGTGCCGACCTCGCGGAGCGGCAGGCGCGCGTCAGCCTCGACGAGCTCAAGGAGCGCGCGGCCAAGGCTCCCGCACCCAAGGACGGCCGGGCCGCGCTGCGCGGCGACGGCGTCAAGGTGATCTGCGAGGTCAAGCGCTCCAGCCCGTCCAAGGGCGCGCTGGCCGCCATCGCCGACCCGGCCGGGCTCGCCGCCGACTACGAGGCGGGCGGCGCGGCCGTCATCTCCGTCCTCACCGAGCAGCGCCGCTTCGGCGGCTCGCTCGCGGACCTGGAGGCGGTCCGGGCACGCGTGGACATCCCCGTGCTGCGCAAGGACTTCATCGTCACCTCGTACCAGCTCTGGGAGGCGCGGGCGCACGGCGCCGACCTGGCGCTGCTGATCGTCGCCGCCCTCGACCAGCCGGCCCTGGAGTCGCTCATCGAGCGCGCCGAGTCCATCGGCCTCACCCCGCTCGTCGAGGTGCACGACGAGGACGAGGTCGACCGCGCGGTCGACGCGGGCGCCAAGGTGATCGGCGTCAACGCCCGCGACCTGAAGACGCTCGAGGTCGACCGGGGCACCTTCGAGCGCGTCGCCCCGGAGATCCCGGACCACATCGTCAAGGTCGCCGAGTCCGGCGTCCGCGGCCCGCACGACCTGATCGCCTACGCCAACGCCGGGGCCGACGCCGTCCTGGTCGGCGAGTCCCTCGTCACCGGCCGCGACCCGAAGGCCGCCGTCGCCGACCTGGTGGCGGCGGGCGAGCACCCCGCACTGCGGCACGGACGCGGCTGA
- a CDS encoding TIGR02234 family membrane protein: MEYVTALPHPRTEAARPARAGRRSLALALLCGALGAAVALLATRQQWAEGTAPVAGGTIPLTAKGSDVTGVPAALAIVGLAALVAVFAVRRAGRTAVAGLLALCGAGTVAAALAGASDGSALDEQAARAAGDTSATVAALTHTAWPYVAAAGGVLILLAGVLALRYGRLWPSMSGRYERSGAPRPRRAAADPDRPEELWKALDRGEDPTGA, from the coding sequence GTGGAGTACGTGACTGCCCTACCGCACCCCCGTACCGAAGCCGCACGACCCGCCCGGGCCGGCCGCCGGAGCCTCGCCCTCGCGCTGCTGTGCGGCGCGCTGGGCGCGGCCGTGGCGCTGCTGGCCACCCGGCAGCAGTGGGCGGAGGGCACCGCGCCGGTGGCCGGCGGCACCATCCCGCTGACCGCCAAGGGCAGCGACGTCACGGGCGTGCCCGCGGCGCTCGCCATAGTGGGGCTCGCCGCGCTCGTCGCCGTCTTCGCCGTCCGCCGCGCCGGGCGGACCGCTGTCGCGGGCCTGCTGGCGCTGTGCGGGGCGGGCACCGTCGCGGCGGCCCTGGCCGGCGCCTCCGACGGCTCCGCCCTCGACGAGCAGGCGGCCCGCGCGGCCGGCGACACCTCCGCCACCGTGGCGGCGCTCACCCACACGGCCTGGCCGTACGTCGCCGCCGCGGGCGGTGTCCTGATCCTGCTGGCCGGAGTGCTCGCCCTGCGCTACGGCCGGCTGTGGCCCTCCATGTCGGGCCGCTATGAGCGCTCCGGCGCCCCCCGCCCGCGCCGGGCGGCCGCCGACCCCGACCGCCCCGAGGAGCTCTGGAAGGCCCTGGACCGGGGCGAGGACCCGACCGGCGCCTGA
- a CDS encoding DUF2752 domain-containing protein, with protein sequence MRGVDADSRNLTPRTAAAPPAASRAAARLAAPAAVLAAVAVAFAYVGTVDPNEPGHYPACPLLRYTGLYCPGCGGLRSAHAIVHGDVLTALQANAPAVLGYAGFAVLWTLWAVRAARGRPPRWDPAPWQAWTLGASLLVFTIVRNLPFGGWLHP encoded by the coding sequence ATGCGGGGCGTGGACGCCGACAGCCGGAACCTCACCCCCCGTACCGCGGCGGCCCCGCCGGCCGCCTCCCGGGCAGCCGCCCGCCTCGCGGCACCGGCCGCGGTGCTCGCGGCCGTCGCCGTCGCCTTCGCCTACGTGGGGACGGTGGACCCCAACGAGCCCGGCCACTACCCGGCCTGCCCGCTGCTGCGTTACACCGGGCTGTACTGCCCCGGCTGCGGCGGCCTGCGCAGCGCCCACGCCATCGTCCACGGGGACGTCCTCACCGCGCTCCAGGCCAACGCGCCCGCGGTCCTGGGCTACGCGGGCTTCGCCGTGCTGTGGACCCTCTGGGCCGTCCGCGCCGCGCGCGGCCGCCCCCCGCGCTGGGACCCCGCGCCGTGGCAGGCGTGGACGCTGGGGGCGTCGCTGCTGGTGTTCACGATTGTCCGGAACCTGCCGTTCGGTGGCTGGCTCCACCCTTGA
- a CDS encoding anthranilate synthase component I gives MDLETFRKLAADRRVIPVTRKLLADGDTPVALYRKLAAERPGTFLLESAENGRSWSRYSFVGVRSAATLTERDGEAHWIGTPPVGVPAAGDPLAALRATVEALHTPRDLAHDLGLPPFTGGMVGYLGYDIVRRLEKVGPGDRDDLRLPELTMLLTSDLAVMDHWEGSVLLIANAINHNDLDTGVDEAHADAVARLDAMEADLSRAVAQPPAALPPSELPEYTALWGGPDFQAAVEDIKERIRAGEAFQVVPSQRFETPCTASALDVYRVLRATNPSPYMYLFRFDGFDVVGSSPEALVKVEDGRAMLHPIAGTRPRGATPREDQALAEELLADPKERAEHLMLVDLGRNDLGRVCEPGSVEVVDFMSVERYSHVMHIVSTVTGRVAPGRTAFDVLTACFPAGTLSGAPKPRALQIIDELEPSRRGLYGGCVGYLDFAGDSDTAIAIRTALLRDGTAYVQAGAGVVADSDPVAEDTECRNKAAAVLRAVHTANRLGQG, from the coding sequence ATGGACCTCGAAACGTTCCGCAAGCTGGCGGCCGACCGCCGGGTCATCCCGGTCACCCGCAAGCTCCTCGCCGACGGCGACACCCCGGTCGCGCTCTACCGCAAGCTGGCCGCCGAGCGCCCCGGCACCTTCCTGCTGGAGTCCGCGGAGAACGGGCGCTCGTGGTCCCGCTACTCCTTCGTGGGCGTCCGGTCGGCGGCGACGCTGACCGAGCGGGACGGCGAGGCGCACTGGATCGGCACGCCGCCCGTCGGCGTCCCCGCCGCCGGTGACCCGCTCGCCGCCCTGCGCGCCACCGTGGAGGCCCTGCACACCCCCCGCGACCTGGCGCACGACCTCGGACTGCCGCCGTTCACCGGCGGCATGGTGGGCTACCTCGGCTACGACATCGTGCGCCGTCTGGAGAAGGTCGGCCCCGGGGACCGGGACGACCTCCGCCTCCCCGAGCTCACCATGCTCCTGACCAGCGATCTCGCCGTCATGGACCACTGGGAGGGCTCGGTCCTGCTGATCGCCAACGCGATCAACCACAACGACCTCGACACCGGTGTCGACGAGGCCCACGCCGACGCGGTCGCCCGCCTGGACGCCATGGAGGCCGACCTGAGCCGCGCGGTCGCCCAGCCCCCGGCCGCGCTGCCGCCCTCGGAACTGCCGGAGTACACCGCGCTGTGGGGCGGCCCCGACTTCCAGGCCGCCGTCGAGGACATCAAGGAGCGCATCCGCGCCGGGGAAGCCTTCCAGGTGGTGCCCTCCCAGCGCTTCGAGACGCCGTGCACGGCGAGCGCCCTGGACGTGTACCGGGTGCTGCGGGCCACCAACCCCTCCCCGTACATGTACCTGTTCCGCTTCGACGGCTTCGACGTCGTCGGCTCGTCCCCCGAGGCGCTGGTCAAGGTGGAGGACGGGCGGGCCATGCTCCACCCCATCGCCGGCACCCGGCCCCGCGGCGCCACCCCGCGGGAGGACCAGGCCCTCGCCGAGGAACTCCTCGCCGACCCCAAGGAGCGCGCCGAGCACCTCATGCTCGTCGACCTGGGCCGCAACGACCTGGGGCGGGTCTGCGAGCCCGGCTCGGTCGAGGTCGTCGACTTCATGTCCGTCGAGCGCTACTCGCACGTCATGCACATCGTCTCCACGGTCACCGGCCGCGTCGCGCCCGGCCGGACCGCCTTCGACGTGCTGACCGCCTGCTTCCCGGCCGGCACCCTCTCCGGGGCGCCCAAGCCGCGGGCGCTGCAGATCATCGACGAACTGGAGCCGTCCCGGCGCGGCCTGTACGGCGGCTGCGTCGGCTATCTGGACTTCGCGGGCGACTCCGACACCGCCATCGCGATCCGCACCGCCCTGCTGCGCGACGGCACCGCCTACGTCCAGGCGGGCGCCGGTGTGGTCGCCGACTCCGACCCGGTCGCGGAGGACACCGAGTGCCGCAACAAGGCGGCGGCGGTGCTGCGGGCCGTGCACACGGCGAACCGCCTGGGACAGGGCTGA
- the hisF gene encoding imidazole glycerol phosphate synthase subunit HisF, producing MTLAVRVIPCLDVDNGRVVKGVNFQNLRDAGDPVEMAKVYDAEGADELTFLDITASSGNRETTYDVVRRTAEQVFIPLTVGGGVRTAEDVDKLLRAGADKVGVNTAAIARPELIREIAERFGRQVLVLSVDARRTPSGSFEVTTHGGRRGTGIDAVEWAHRAAELGAGEILLNSMDADGTKDGYDLEMIAAVRKHVTVPVIASGGAGKLADFPPAVAAGADAVLAASVFHFGDLRIGEVKQTLREAGHAVR from the coding sequence GGACGTGGACAACGGCCGGGTCGTCAAGGGCGTCAACTTCCAGAACCTGCGCGACGCGGGCGACCCCGTCGAGATGGCCAAGGTGTACGACGCCGAGGGCGCCGACGAGCTGACGTTCCTGGACATCACCGCCTCGTCGGGCAACCGCGAGACCACCTACGACGTGGTGCGCCGCACCGCCGAGCAGGTGTTCATCCCGCTGACGGTGGGCGGCGGCGTGCGCACCGCCGAGGACGTCGACAAGCTGCTGCGGGCGGGCGCCGACAAGGTCGGCGTCAACACGGCGGCCATCGCCCGTCCCGAGCTGATCCGCGAGATCGCCGAACGCTTCGGCCGCCAGGTGCTGGTCCTCTCCGTCGACGCCCGGCGCACCCCGTCGGGCTCCTTCGAGGTCACCACCCACGGCGGCCGGCGCGGCACCGGCATCGACGCCGTCGAGTGGGCCCACCGGGCGGCCGAGCTGGGCGCCGGCGAGATCCTGCTGAACTCGATGGACGCGGACGGCACCAAGGACGGCTACGACCTGGAGATGATCGCCGCCGTCCGCAAGCACGTCACCGTCCCGGTGATCGCCTCCGGCGGCGCCGGCAAGCTCGCCGACTTCCCGCCGGCCGTCGCGGCGGGCGCGGACGCGGTCCTCGCGGCCTCCGTCTTCCACTTCGGCGATCTGCGCATCGGCGAGGTCAAGCAGACGCTGCGGGAGGCCGGCCACGCCGTGCGGTGA
- the trpB gene encoding tryptophan synthase subunit beta gives MPSEFFVPDPEGRVPSAEGYFGAFGGKFIPEALVAAVDEVAVEYDKAKADPEFARELDDLLVNYTGRPSALTEVPRFAEHAGGARVFLKREDLNHTGSHKINNVLGQALLTKRMGKTRVIAETGAGQHGVATATACALFGLDCTIYMGEVDTRRQALNVARMRMLGAEVIAVKSGSRTLKDAINEAFRDWVANVDHTHYLFGTVAGPHPFPAMVRDFHRVIGVEARRQLLERAGRLPDAAIACVGGGSNAIGLFHAFIPDASVRLIGCEPAGHGIETGEHAATLTAGEPGILHGSRSYVLQDEEGQITEPYSISAGLDYPGIGPEHSYLKDSGRGEYRAVTDDAAMRALRLLSRTEGIIPAIESAHALAGALEVGKELGPDGLIVVNLSGRGDKDMDTAARYFGLYDTDAEVAADEAGGAAEIEGDAK, from the coding sequence ATGCCCAGCGAGTTCTTCGTTCCCGACCCCGAGGGCCGGGTCCCCAGCGCCGAGGGCTACTTCGGCGCGTTCGGCGGCAAGTTCATCCCGGAGGCGCTCGTCGCCGCCGTCGACGAGGTCGCCGTCGAGTACGACAAGGCCAAGGCCGACCCCGAGTTCGCCCGCGAGCTCGACGACCTGCTGGTCAACTACACCGGCCGCCCCAGCGCCCTGACCGAGGTGCCCCGGTTCGCCGAGCACGCCGGTGGCGCCCGCGTCTTCCTCAAGCGCGAGGACCTCAACCACACCGGCTCCCACAAGATCAACAACGTGCTCGGCCAGGCCCTGCTCACCAAGCGGATGGGCAAGACCCGGGTCATCGCCGAGACCGGCGCCGGCCAGCACGGCGTCGCCACGGCCACCGCCTGCGCCCTGTTCGGCCTGGACTGCACCATCTACATGGGCGAGGTCGACACCCGGCGCCAGGCCCTCAACGTGGCCCGGATGCGCATGCTCGGCGCCGAGGTCATCGCGGTGAAGTCCGGCAGCCGCACCCTGAAGGACGCCATCAACGAGGCGTTCCGCGACTGGGTCGCCAACGTGGACCACACCCACTACCTCTTCGGGACGGTCGCCGGGCCCCACCCCTTCCCGGCCATGGTCCGCGACTTCCACCGCGTCATCGGCGTCGAGGCCCGCCGCCAGCTGCTGGAGCGCGCCGGGCGCCTGCCCGACGCCGCGATCGCCTGCGTGGGCGGCGGCTCCAACGCGATCGGCCTCTTCCACGCCTTCATCCCGGACGCCTCCGTCCGCCTCATCGGCTGCGAGCCCGCCGGGCACGGCATCGAGACCGGCGAGCACGCGGCCACCCTCACCGCGGGCGAGCCCGGCATCCTGCACGGCTCCCGCTCCTACGTCCTCCAGGACGAGGAGGGCCAGATCACCGAGCCGTACTCCATCTCGGCCGGTCTGGACTACCCGGGCATCGGCCCCGAGCACTCCTACCTGAAGGACTCCGGCCGCGGCGAGTACCGCGCGGTCACCGACGACGCGGCCATGCGGGCGCTGCGCCTGCTGTCGCGGACCGAGGGCATCATCCCGGCCATCGAGAGCGCCCACGCGCTCGCCGGGGCCCTGGAGGTCGGCAAGGAGCTGGGCCCGGACGGGCTGATCGTGGTCAACCTCTCCGGCCGCGGCGACAAGGACATGGACACCGCCGCCCGGTACTTCGGGCTGTACGACACCGACGCCGAGGTCGCCGCCGACGAGGCCGGCGGCGCCGCCGAGATCGAGGGGGACGCCAAGTGA